One Eubalaena glacialis isolate mEubGla1 chromosome 11, mEubGla1.1.hap2.+ XY, whole genome shotgun sequence DNA segment encodes these proteins:
- the LOC133100890 gene encoding uncharacterized protein LOC133100890, with amino-acid sequence MVFGLCCQRERLYKFLYVVHIFILAGVVYYYFQGCVGKTAPDHEIAGESSQPLGETLRPVWGLMDKCYPVTAQRRRVKSGEKQDSEAMTPKATGGPNDAAPKEETDILSSDEGEMRSPGEEAGSPIPSPIPAGKEVSEEEEVAGTPGWEENKKVRKDIAAYTSEASEVDLMEERPGGWVPQLLRKLWLGWFPASDIPKTQSHE; translated from the exons ATGGTGTTTGGTCTGTGCTGCCAGAGAGAGAG GCTATACAAGTTCCTGTATGTAGTACACATCTTCATTCTTGCAG GAGTGGTGTACTACTATTTTCAGGGGTGTGTGGGGAAAACAGCCCCTGACCATGAGATTGCTGGGGAATCATCACAG CCCTTAGGGGAGACCTTAAGGCCAGTGTGGGGACTGATGGATAAATGCTACCCTGTGACCGCTCAG AGACGCAGAGTCAAGAGTGGGGAGAAGCAAGACTCCGAG GCCATGACCCCCAAGGCAACAGGAGGACCGAATGATGCTGCCCCCAAGGAGGAGACTGATATCTTATCTTCGGATGAGGGGGAGATGAGGTCCCCAGGAGAGGAAGCAGGCAGCCCCATTCCTTCCCCCATTCCTGCTGGGAAGGAGGTatctgaggaggaggaggtggcagggACCCCAGGCTGGGAG gaaaataaaaaggtCCGCAAGGACATTGCTGCATATACTTCCG AGGCTTCTGAGGTGGACCTCATGGAGGAAAGGCCTGGGGGCTGGGTCCCCCAGCTCCTGAGGAAGCTCTGGCTGGGCTGGTTCCCAGCCTCTGACATCCCCAAGACTCAGAGCCACGAATGA